In Cryptomeria japonica chromosome 1, Sugi_1.0, whole genome shotgun sequence, the sequence CGATGGCCGGGGGGCAAATGTTCACATAGCTCACGGCCCCTGCATCACTGTCCAGTATATAACGAATATAATCATCCACGGCGTTCATATTCACGACTGTATACCGGCGGGAAACGCCATGGTGAGGGACTCCCCTGTTCATTACGGTTACAGGGGCATATGTGACGGGGACGGCATTTCCATTTTCAGCTCGAGTTTCATCTGGATCGACCACTGCGAGCTCTACAATTGCGCGGACGGCCTAATCGACGCCATCATGGGTTCTACTGCTATTACCATCTCCAACAACTACTTCCATCACCATAATGAGGTGAGCTCTTCGATTCCGGCCGCGCTACTTATGCATATGAGGATTTTCTCCTCTTATTAGGGTTCACCGTGTCTAGTAGTTCTTGATTTAAATCAATGCTTCATAATGAAGAGTTCAATTTTGTGTGATCTTACGGTTCAGAAAGAATTAGCCAAATGGACCGCTCATTTTACTTATTTAGTTTACGGAAAGGTAAAGCCCCATTGACCGTAGTGCAgaggaaaataaaattttattttatgtttgccGTCTTCAAGTGTTTTCCAGGAAACTTCCAGGAAGCTAACATCAATATTGCTTTGAAAATCCGAAATCCAGGGCTTAATTTGAACCAAGTGTCAATTATAGAAAAACCAACACACCAGGTGTCAATTTCATGCTTGTGGATCCTAAATAGTTTTCATTTCCCACAAGGAAAAGGTCATGAAGAAATAACTTAAATATCATATCCTCCAGTACATTAACGATGTAGCTGTGTTTTCTTGATGATTTTTGGCTGAGGAGTGTTCTTTCTAGGAATGCAGGTGATGCTTCTTGGTCACAGCGACAGCTTTACTGGCGACAAGATAATGCAGGTCACCATAGCATTCAACCATTTCGGCGAAGATCTTGTCCAAAGGATGCCTCGGTAAGTAATGGTGTATAGAAATCTCACATGCTTTTATAAATTATCATCATTCGTggaatattaatattcattttgttCTTCGACAGATGTCGTCATGGATACTTCCATGTGGTAAACAACGATTACACGCACTGGGAAATGTACGCCATTGGCGGAAGCGCGAAGCCGACTATAAACAGCGAAGGCAATCGATACTTGGCTCCTTCAGATCCCAATGCAAAGCAGGTTCAAATTTTCGACCTACCTACTCAAATTCTGGCGAATTACTTTAATTTAAGCTTACTCACTTAATTTAGACTGGCCCTGAAAACTTAAATGCAATACTGCAGATAACCAAGCGGCTTGATGCAGAGGACAGTGAGTGGATGTACTGGAACTGGCGAACGGAAGGAGACCTACTGTTAAATGGCGCGTTTTTTGTCCCGTCAGGCGCAGGGGCAGCTGACAGCTATATGTTGGCCTCTAGCCTCGGAGCAAAGCCCGCTTTTCTGGTCGGAACCTTAACTGGGGACGCCGGTGTTCTTCGGGACGGGTAAAAGAAAACCCTTTTCCCGCTCACAGAATCTTTTTGTCGTCTGGTACGAAAAGTGAGTAGGTTAAATCTTAATATGCTTTGAATTTACCCTGATTTCTGTTGCATAATGTGCAGGGTGAAAACTGGAAGCGGAAGTAACGACAGTGGAAGCGGCAGTACGGGATTAGAGGGCAGTTCGGGGGGGCGCGTAACAGTGTCAGGCGCAGAGGCCTTGTCGCCATTGGATCGTATAATATACTATATTACAGTCTTCGTAT encodes:
- the LOC131040347 gene encoding probable pectate lyase 5 isoform X1 codes for the protein MRMQRMRQLSCCIVVIGVLCIQIVIPKCSAAKTFGFFNNLLGFSGSRSPKQMQHHHTRNKSSSIDDPERVVEMVQRSINDSRRQLSYVNCGTGNPIDDCWRCNPNWQMDRQRLADCAIGFGRGALGGKNGEYYLVTDSSDNDPVNPTPGTLRHAVIQTEPLWIIFQSDMLIQLKEELIMNSYKTIDGRGANVHIAHGPCITVQYITNIIIHGVHIHDCIPAGNAMVRDSPVHYGYRGICDGDGISIFSSSFIWIDHCELYNCADGLIDAIMGSTAITISNNYFHHHNEVMLLGHSDSFTGDKIMQVTIAFNHFGEDLVQRMPRCRHGYFHVVNNDYTHWEMYAIGGSAKPTINSEGNRYLAPSDPNAKQITKRLDAEDSEWMYWNWRTEGDLLLNGAFFVPSGAGAADSYMLASSLGAKPAFLVGTLTGDAGVLRDGVKTGSGSNDSGSGSTGLEGSSGGRVTVSGAEALSPLDRIIYYITVFVCLCLVLRL
- the LOC131040347 gene encoding probable pectate lyase 5 isoform X2 produces the protein MGERRLKLKHPIWKMGILPPSTIFHPQSINDSRRQLSYVNCGTGNPIDDCWRCNPNWQMDRQRLADCAIGFGRGALGGKNGEYYLVTDSSDNDPVNPTPGTLRHAVIQTEPLWIIFQSDMLIQLKEELIMNSYKTIDGRGANVHIAHGPCITVQYITNIIIHGVHIHDCIPAGNAMVRDSPVHYGYRGICDGDGISIFSSSFIWIDHCELYNCADGLIDAIMGSTAITISNNYFHHHNEVMLLGHSDSFTGDKIMQVTIAFNHFGEDLVQRMPRCRHGYFHVVNNDYTHWEMYAIGGSAKPTINSEGNRYLAPSDPNAKQITKRLDAEDSEWMYWNWRTEGDLLLNGAFFVPSGAGAADSYMLASSLGAKPAFLVGTLTGDAGVLRDGVKTGSGSNDSGSGSTGLEGSSGGRVTVSGAEALSPLDRIIYYITVFVCLCLVLRL